In one window of Anser cygnoides isolate HZ-2024a breed goose chromosome 3, Taihu_goose_T2T_genome, whole genome shotgun sequence DNA:
- the GCFC2 gene encoding intron Large complex component GCFC2 isoform X2 has protein sequence MFRRAPRTFRARRRPASSGSSEEEPGAEPDPGYVPDPAPAPPQDPGTAAAEGPLPAERPVRGGAGVRGGAGVLSFGSEEEREGDEELFKIKKPSFNEVTFRIQKKKSLLPAQREVEESKTEICDLEPGTGNNEDMHEEEKEEEESYSSQSEDNNSADSENESTPPGRRKDLSPVNIPSAACVESARRKRHLARTQADYLPLDVSNGRQVSRRRESSEESEDESYMKNLNFAPKMRTLRQRMTEHMVSVSDESSEDEAQMRWEEQQIKKAVKLSQEIYDDASLCKSQPAKPKFDTSVSLPPVSLEIVKKRLTERIISLQDVHCAHQREYEKYMQDIESSKMTVKELEKSSDAALNYKFYRAMKTYVENLINCLNEKLKYINELELAAHALLQQRAMAVLKRRQDELKIESAYIQHLTTGKDKPTNGGLEGDGKMELLKACEHRRTCRRQVREQSQEADHHEGMSSDDELTPTEVTEFQKSKDNILEDSRKIFEDVHADFCDIRKILLKFQEWKEKFSDSYCDAYVSFCLPKLLNPLIRVELINWNPLESFTDLGEMPWFRAVEEFSNAKNASESKRDDDPDQEVLPRVIEKTVLPKITAFVQNVWDPLSTSQTENLVQLCRNIFEKQVPSKSEGRKAKEDLINVVVLRMKKSIEEDVFIPLYPKSTVEDKLSPGSKFQERRFWSAVKLLSNVLLWNGIVQEATVRDLGLSKLLNRYLLLNLLNTPPGLDNIEKCNKVVACLPERWFEDLGNGSTLPELLNFCQHLLQCARVHHKNNHGDETKEVILLLVKVKALHVVEDFIEEYKLEHLKSVIGK, from the exons ATGTTCCGCCGAGCCCCGCGCACCTTCCgcgcccggcgccgcccggcCTCCAGCGGCAGCAGCGAGGAGGAGCCGGGGGCTGAGCCTGACCCTGGCTACGTCCCGgaccctgcccctgccccgccgcagGACCCCGGCACCGCCGCTGCGGAGGGGCCGCTGCCCGCAGAGCGGCCGGtgcggggcggagcgggggtgcggggcggtgcgggggtGCTGAGCTTCGGGAGCGAGGAGGAGCGGGAAG GTGATGAAGaacttttcaaaatcaaaaagcCGTCCTTCAATGAAGTAACCTTTAgaattcaaaagaagaaaagcctgctgcctgcacagagagaagtagaagaaagcaaaa CAGAAATCTGTGATTTGGAGCCTGGAACTGGTAACAATGAAGACATGCAcgaagaggagaaggaggaggaggaaagttATTCTTCACAAAGTGAGGACAACAACAGCGCAGACTCTGAAAATGAATCCACTCCTCcggggaggaggaaggatttATCACCAG TTAATATCCCCAGTGCAGCTTGTGTTGAGTCTGCTCGGAGGAAACGTCACTTAGCCAGGACACAGGCTGATTATCTTCCACTGGATGTTTCAAATGGTCGTCAGGTTTCTcggagaagagaaagcagtgaAGAGAGTGAAGATGAGTCTTATATGAAGAATCTCAATTTTGCTCCGAAAATGAGAACTCTTAGGCAGAGAATGACTGAACACATGG TGTCTGTTAGTGATGAGTCAAGTGAAGATGAAGCACAAATGAGGTGGGAAGAACAGCAAATAAAGAAAGCTGTCAAGCTCTCTCAG GAAATTTACGATGATGCTTCCCTGTGTAAATCTCAACCAGCTAAACCCAAGTTTGATACCTCTGTTTCCTTACCACCTGTGAGCTTGGAAATTGTAAAAAAGCGACTGACTGAAAG gataATATCATTGCAGGATGTGCACTGTGCCCACCAGAGGGAGtatgaaaaatatatgcagGACATTGAAAGTTCAAAGATGACTGTCAAGGAATTAGAGAAGTCTTCAGATGCTGCTTTGAATTACAAATTCTACAGGGCCATGAAGACATATGTAGAAAACTTGATAAACTGTTTGAATGAAAAa ctgaaatacaTTAATGAGCTGGAATTGGCTGCACATGCACTTCTTCAGCAACGAGCCATGGCAGTGTTGAAACGAAGGCAAGATGAGCTGAAAATTGAATCTGCTTATATTCAGCATCTGACAA CTGGGAAAGACAAACCAACTAACGGTGGATTGGAAGGTGATGGAAAGATGGAGCTTCTGAAAGCGTGTGAACATCGAAG GACTTGCAGGCGGCAGGTGAGAGAGCAGTCACAAGAAGCCGACCACCATGAAGGCATGTCAAGTGACGATGAGCTGACTCCAACAGAGGTGACTGAATTCCAGAAGAGCAAAG ATAACATTTTAGAGGATAGTAGGAAAATCTTTGAAGATGTACATGCAGATTTTTGTGACATCAGAAAAATCCTGTTGAAATTCCAGGAATGGAAAGAGAAGTTTTCTGACTCTTACTGTGATGCTTACGTCAGTTTTTGCCTGCCTAAGCTTTTAAATCCATTGATCAGAGTTGAGTTAATAAATTGGAATCCTCTTGAG AGTTTTACAGACTTGGGAGAGATGCCCTGGTTCCGAGCTGTAGAAGAATTCAGTAATGCGAAAAACGCATCTGAATCAAAACGGGATGATGATCCTGATCAAGAAGTCTTGCCTAGAGTGATTGAGAAAACTGTTCTACCAAAAATTACAG catttgtACAGAATGTGTGGGATCCTTTATCAACTTCACAGACTGAGAACCTTGTacagctttgcagaaatatctttgaaaaacaagttCCGTCCAAAAGTGAAGGCAGAAAAGCGAAAGAG gattTGATTAACGTGGTTGTCCTAAGGATGAAGAAATCTATAGAGGAAGATGTCTTTATTCCTCTGTATCCTAAAAG CACTGTGGAAGATAAATTATCACCAGGTTCAAAATTTCAAGAAAGACGTTTTTGGTCAGCTGttaag CTGCTCTCCAATGTTCTCCTTTGGAATGGGATTGTACAGGAAGCCACGGTCCGTGATTTGGGACTGAGCAAGCTGCTGAATCGTTACCTTCTTCTGAACCTCTTAAACACACCACCAGGGCTGGATAACATAGAAAAGTGTAATAAG
- the GCFC2 gene encoding intron Large complex component GCFC2 isoform X4, which translates to MFRRAPRTFRARRRPASSGSSEEEPGAEPDPGYVPDPAPAPPQDPGTAAAEGPLPAERPVRGGAGVRGGAGVLSFGSEEEREGDEELFKIKKPSFNEVTFRIQKKKSLLPAQREVEESKKICDLEPGTGNNEDMHEEEKEEEESYSSQSEDNNSADSENESTPPGRRKDLSPVNIPSAACVESARRKRHLARTQADYLPLDVSNGRQVSRRRESSEESEDESYMKNLNFAPKMRTLRQRMTEHMVSVSDESSEDEAQMRWEEQQIKKAVKLSQEIYDDASLCKSQPAKPKFDTSVSLPPVSLEIVKKRLTERIISLQDVHCAHQREYEKYMQDIESSKMTVKELEKSSDAALNYKFYRAMKTYVENLINCLNEKLKYINELELAAHALLQQRAMAVLKRRQDELKIESAYIQHLTTGKDKPTNGGLEGDGKMELLKACEHRRTCRRQVREQSQEADHHEGMSSDDELTPTEVTEFQKSKDNILEDSRKIFEDVHADFCDIRKILLKFQEWKEKFSDSYCDAYVSFCLPKLLNPLIRVELINWNPLESFTDLGEMPWFRAVEEFSNAKNASESKRDDDPDQEVLPRVIEKTVLPKITAFVQNVWDPLSTSQTENLVQLCRNIFEKQVPSKSEGRKAKEDLINVVVLRMKKSIEEDVFIPLYPKSTVEDKLSPGSKFQERRFWSAVKLLSNVLLWNGIVQEATVRDLGLSKLLNRYLLLNLLNTPPGLDNIEKCNKVVACLPERWFEDLGNGSTLPELLNFCQHLLQCARVHHKNNHGDETKEVILLLVKVKALHVVEDFIEEYKLEHLKSVIGK; encoded by the exons ATGTTCCGCCGAGCCCCGCGCACCTTCCgcgcccggcgccgcccggcCTCCAGCGGCAGCAGCGAGGAGGAGCCGGGGGCTGAGCCTGACCCTGGCTACGTCCCGgaccctgcccctgccccgccgcagGACCCCGGCACCGCCGCTGCGGAGGGGCCGCTGCCCGCAGAGCGGCCGGtgcggggcggagcgggggtgcggggcggtgcgggggtGCTGAGCTTCGGGAGCGAGGAGGAGCGGGAAG GTGATGAAGaacttttcaaaatcaaaaagcCGTCCTTCAATGAAGTAACCTTTAgaattcaaaagaagaaaagcctgctgcctgcacagagagaagtagaagaaagcaaaa AAATCTGTGATTTGGAGCCTGGAACTGGTAACAATGAAGACATGCAcgaagaggagaaggaggaggaggaaagttATTCTTCACAAAGTGAGGACAACAACAGCGCAGACTCTGAAAATGAATCCACTCCTCcggggaggaggaaggatttATCACCAG TTAATATCCCCAGTGCAGCTTGTGTTGAGTCTGCTCGGAGGAAACGTCACTTAGCCAGGACACAGGCTGATTATCTTCCACTGGATGTTTCAAATGGTCGTCAGGTTTCTcggagaagagaaagcagtgaAGAGAGTGAAGATGAGTCTTATATGAAGAATCTCAATTTTGCTCCGAAAATGAGAACTCTTAGGCAGAGAATGACTGAACACATGG TGTCTGTTAGTGATGAGTCAAGTGAAGATGAAGCACAAATGAGGTGGGAAGAACAGCAAATAAAGAAAGCTGTCAAGCTCTCTCAG GAAATTTACGATGATGCTTCCCTGTGTAAATCTCAACCAGCTAAACCCAAGTTTGATACCTCTGTTTCCTTACCACCTGTGAGCTTGGAAATTGTAAAAAAGCGACTGACTGAAAG gataATATCATTGCAGGATGTGCACTGTGCCCACCAGAGGGAGtatgaaaaatatatgcagGACATTGAAAGTTCAAAGATGACTGTCAAGGAATTAGAGAAGTCTTCAGATGCTGCTTTGAATTACAAATTCTACAGGGCCATGAAGACATATGTAGAAAACTTGATAAACTGTTTGAATGAAAAa ctgaaatacaTTAATGAGCTGGAATTGGCTGCACATGCACTTCTTCAGCAACGAGCCATGGCAGTGTTGAAACGAAGGCAAGATGAGCTGAAAATTGAATCTGCTTATATTCAGCATCTGACAA CTGGGAAAGACAAACCAACTAACGGTGGATTGGAAGGTGATGGAAAGATGGAGCTTCTGAAAGCGTGTGAACATCGAAG GACTTGCAGGCGGCAGGTGAGAGAGCAGTCACAAGAAGCCGACCACCATGAAGGCATGTCAAGTGACGATGAGCTGACTCCAACAGAGGTGACTGAATTCCAGAAGAGCAAAG ATAACATTTTAGAGGATAGTAGGAAAATCTTTGAAGATGTACATGCAGATTTTTGTGACATCAGAAAAATCCTGTTGAAATTCCAGGAATGGAAAGAGAAGTTTTCTGACTCTTACTGTGATGCTTACGTCAGTTTTTGCCTGCCTAAGCTTTTAAATCCATTGATCAGAGTTGAGTTAATAAATTGGAATCCTCTTGAG AGTTTTACAGACTTGGGAGAGATGCCCTGGTTCCGAGCTGTAGAAGAATTCAGTAATGCGAAAAACGCATCTGAATCAAAACGGGATGATGATCCTGATCAAGAAGTCTTGCCTAGAGTGATTGAGAAAACTGTTCTACCAAAAATTACAG catttgtACAGAATGTGTGGGATCCTTTATCAACTTCACAGACTGAGAACCTTGTacagctttgcagaaatatctttgaaaaacaagttCCGTCCAAAAGTGAAGGCAGAAAAGCGAAAGAG gattTGATTAACGTGGTTGTCCTAAGGATGAAGAAATCTATAGAGGAAGATGTCTTTATTCCTCTGTATCCTAAAAG CACTGTGGAAGATAAATTATCACCAGGTTCAAAATTTCAAGAAAGACGTTTTTGGTCAGCTGttaag CTGCTCTCCAATGTTCTCCTTTGGAATGGGATTGTACAGGAAGCCACGGTCCGTGATTTGGGACTGAGCAAGCTGCTGAATCGTTACCTTCTTCTGAACCTCTTAAACACACCACCAGGGCTGGATAACATAGAAAAGTGTAATAAG
- the GCFC2 gene encoding intron Large complex component GCFC2 isoform X1, translating into MFRRAPRTFRARRRPASSGSSEEEPGAEPDPGYVPDPAPAPPQDPGTAAAEGPLPAERPVRGGAGVRGGAGVLSFGSEEEREGDEELFKIKKPSFNEVTFRIQKKKSLLPAQREVEESKTEICDLEPGTGNNEDMHEEEKEEEESYSSQSEDNNSADSENESTPPGRRKDLSPVNIPSAACVESARRKRHLARTQADYLPLDVSNGRQVSRRRESSEESEDESYMKNLNFAPKMRTLRQRMTEHMVSVSDESSEDEAQMRWEEQQIKKAVKLSQEIYDDASLCKSQPAKPKFDTSVSLPPVSLEIVKKRLTERIISLQDVHCAHQREYEKYMQDIESSKMTVKELEKSSDAALNYKFYRAMKTYVENLINCLNEKLKYINELELAAHALLQQRAMAVLKRRQDELKIESAYIQHLTTGKDKPTNGGLEGDGKMELLKACEHRRTCRRQVREQSQEADHHEGMSSDDELTPTEVTEFQKSKDNILEDSRKIFEDVHADFCDIRKILLKFQEWKEKFSDSYCDAYVSFCLPKLLNPLIRVELINWNPLEQSFTDLGEMPWFRAVEEFSNAKNASESKRDDDPDQEVLPRVIEKTVLPKITAFVQNVWDPLSTSQTENLVQLCRNIFEKQVPSKSEGRKAKEDLINVVVLRMKKSIEEDVFIPLYPKSTVEDKLSPGSKFQERRFWSAVKLLSNVLLWNGIVQEATVRDLGLSKLLNRYLLLNLLNTPPGLDNIEKCNKVVACLPERWFEDLGNGSTLPELLNFCQHLLQCARVHHKNNHGDETKEVILLLVKVKALHVVEDFIEEYKLEHLKSVIGK; encoded by the exons ATGTTCCGCCGAGCCCCGCGCACCTTCCgcgcccggcgccgcccggcCTCCAGCGGCAGCAGCGAGGAGGAGCCGGGGGCTGAGCCTGACCCTGGCTACGTCCCGgaccctgcccctgccccgccgcagGACCCCGGCACCGCCGCTGCGGAGGGGCCGCTGCCCGCAGAGCGGCCGGtgcggggcggagcgggggtgcggggcggtgcgggggtGCTGAGCTTCGGGAGCGAGGAGGAGCGGGAAG GTGATGAAGaacttttcaaaatcaaaaagcCGTCCTTCAATGAAGTAACCTTTAgaattcaaaagaagaaaagcctgctgcctgcacagagagaagtagaagaaagcaaaa CAGAAATCTGTGATTTGGAGCCTGGAACTGGTAACAATGAAGACATGCAcgaagaggagaaggaggaggaggaaagttATTCTTCACAAAGTGAGGACAACAACAGCGCAGACTCTGAAAATGAATCCACTCCTCcggggaggaggaaggatttATCACCAG TTAATATCCCCAGTGCAGCTTGTGTTGAGTCTGCTCGGAGGAAACGTCACTTAGCCAGGACACAGGCTGATTATCTTCCACTGGATGTTTCAAATGGTCGTCAGGTTTCTcggagaagagaaagcagtgaAGAGAGTGAAGATGAGTCTTATATGAAGAATCTCAATTTTGCTCCGAAAATGAGAACTCTTAGGCAGAGAATGACTGAACACATGG TGTCTGTTAGTGATGAGTCAAGTGAAGATGAAGCACAAATGAGGTGGGAAGAACAGCAAATAAAGAAAGCTGTCAAGCTCTCTCAG GAAATTTACGATGATGCTTCCCTGTGTAAATCTCAACCAGCTAAACCCAAGTTTGATACCTCTGTTTCCTTACCACCTGTGAGCTTGGAAATTGTAAAAAAGCGACTGACTGAAAG gataATATCATTGCAGGATGTGCACTGTGCCCACCAGAGGGAGtatgaaaaatatatgcagGACATTGAAAGTTCAAAGATGACTGTCAAGGAATTAGAGAAGTCTTCAGATGCTGCTTTGAATTACAAATTCTACAGGGCCATGAAGACATATGTAGAAAACTTGATAAACTGTTTGAATGAAAAa ctgaaatacaTTAATGAGCTGGAATTGGCTGCACATGCACTTCTTCAGCAACGAGCCATGGCAGTGTTGAAACGAAGGCAAGATGAGCTGAAAATTGAATCTGCTTATATTCAGCATCTGACAA CTGGGAAAGACAAACCAACTAACGGTGGATTGGAAGGTGATGGAAAGATGGAGCTTCTGAAAGCGTGTGAACATCGAAG GACTTGCAGGCGGCAGGTGAGAGAGCAGTCACAAGAAGCCGACCACCATGAAGGCATGTCAAGTGACGATGAGCTGACTCCAACAGAGGTGACTGAATTCCAGAAGAGCAAAG ATAACATTTTAGAGGATAGTAGGAAAATCTTTGAAGATGTACATGCAGATTTTTGTGACATCAGAAAAATCCTGTTGAAATTCCAGGAATGGAAAGAGAAGTTTTCTGACTCTTACTGTGATGCTTACGTCAGTTTTTGCCTGCCTAAGCTTTTAAATCCATTGATCAGAGTTGAGTTAATAAATTGGAATCCTCTTGAG CAGAGTTTTACAGACTTGGGAGAGATGCCCTGGTTCCGAGCTGTAGAAGAATTCAGTAATGCGAAAAACGCATCTGAATCAAAACGGGATGATGATCCTGATCAAGAAGTCTTGCCTAGAGTGATTGAGAAAACTGTTCTACCAAAAATTACAG catttgtACAGAATGTGTGGGATCCTTTATCAACTTCACAGACTGAGAACCTTGTacagctttgcagaaatatctttgaaaaacaagttCCGTCCAAAAGTGAAGGCAGAAAAGCGAAAGAG gattTGATTAACGTGGTTGTCCTAAGGATGAAGAAATCTATAGAGGAAGATGTCTTTATTCCTCTGTATCCTAAAAG CACTGTGGAAGATAAATTATCACCAGGTTCAAAATTTCAAGAAAGACGTTTTTGGTCAGCTGttaag CTGCTCTCCAATGTTCTCCTTTGGAATGGGATTGTACAGGAAGCCACGGTCCGTGATTTGGGACTGAGCAAGCTGCTGAATCGTTACCTTCTTCTGAACCTCTTAAACACACCACCAGGGCTGGATAACATAGAAAAGTGTAATAAG
- the GCFC2 gene encoding intron Large complex component GCFC2 isoform X3 — protein sequence MFRRAPRTFRARRRPASSGSSEEEPGAEPDPGYVPDPAPAPPQDPGTAAAEGPLPAERPVRGGAGVRGGAGVLSFGSEEEREGDEELFKIKKPSFNEVTFRIQKKKSLLPAQREVEESKKICDLEPGTGNNEDMHEEEKEEEESYSSQSEDNNSADSENESTPPGRRKDLSPVNIPSAACVESARRKRHLARTQADYLPLDVSNGRQVSRRRESSEESEDESYMKNLNFAPKMRTLRQRMTEHMVSVSDESSEDEAQMRWEEQQIKKAVKLSQEIYDDASLCKSQPAKPKFDTSVSLPPVSLEIVKKRLTERIISLQDVHCAHQREYEKYMQDIESSKMTVKELEKSSDAALNYKFYRAMKTYVENLINCLNEKLKYINELELAAHALLQQRAMAVLKRRQDELKIESAYIQHLTTGKDKPTNGGLEGDGKMELLKACEHRRTCRRQVREQSQEADHHEGMSSDDELTPTEVTEFQKSKDNILEDSRKIFEDVHADFCDIRKILLKFQEWKEKFSDSYCDAYVSFCLPKLLNPLIRVELINWNPLEQSFTDLGEMPWFRAVEEFSNAKNASESKRDDDPDQEVLPRVIEKTVLPKITAFVQNVWDPLSTSQTENLVQLCRNIFEKQVPSKSEGRKAKEDLINVVVLRMKKSIEEDVFIPLYPKSTVEDKLSPGSKFQERRFWSAVKLLSNVLLWNGIVQEATVRDLGLSKLLNRYLLLNLLNTPPGLDNIEKCNKVVACLPERWFEDLGNGSTLPELLNFCQHLLQCARVHHKNNHGDETKEVILLLVKVKALHVVEDFIEEYKLEHLKSVIGK from the exons ATGTTCCGCCGAGCCCCGCGCACCTTCCgcgcccggcgccgcccggcCTCCAGCGGCAGCAGCGAGGAGGAGCCGGGGGCTGAGCCTGACCCTGGCTACGTCCCGgaccctgcccctgccccgccgcagGACCCCGGCACCGCCGCTGCGGAGGGGCCGCTGCCCGCAGAGCGGCCGGtgcggggcggagcgggggtgcggggcggtgcgggggtGCTGAGCTTCGGGAGCGAGGAGGAGCGGGAAG GTGATGAAGaacttttcaaaatcaaaaagcCGTCCTTCAATGAAGTAACCTTTAgaattcaaaagaagaaaagcctgctgcctgcacagagagaagtagaagaaagcaaaa AAATCTGTGATTTGGAGCCTGGAACTGGTAACAATGAAGACATGCAcgaagaggagaaggaggaggaggaaagttATTCTTCACAAAGTGAGGACAACAACAGCGCAGACTCTGAAAATGAATCCACTCCTCcggggaggaggaaggatttATCACCAG TTAATATCCCCAGTGCAGCTTGTGTTGAGTCTGCTCGGAGGAAACGTCACTTAGCCAGGACACAGGCTGATTATCTTCCACTGGATGTTTCAAATGGTCGTCAGGTTTCTcggagaagagaaagcagtgaAGAGAGTGAAGATGAGTCTTATATGAAGAATCTCAATTTTGCTCCGAAAATGAGAACTCTTAGGCAGAGAATGACTGAACACATGG TGTCTGTTAGTGATGAGTCAAGTGAAGATGAAGCACAAATGAGGTGGGAAGAACAGCAAATAAAGAAAGCTGTCAAGCTCTCTCAG GAAATTTACGATGATGCTTCCCTGTGTAAATCTCAACCAGCTAAACCCAAGTTTGATACCTCTGTTTCCTTACCACCTGTGAGCTTGGAAATTGTAAAAAAGCGACTGACTGAAAG gataATATCATTGCAGGATGTGCACTGTGCCCACCAGAGGGAGtatgaaaaatatatgcagGACATTGAAAGTTCAAAGATGACTGTCAAGGAATTAGAGAAGTCTTCAGATGCTGCTTTGAATTACAAATTCTACAGGGCCATGAAGACATATGTAGAAAACTTGATAAACTGTTTGAATGAAAAa ctgaaatacaTTAATGAGCTGGAATTGGCTGCACATGCACTTCTTCAGCAACGAGCCATGGCAGTGTTGAAACGAAGGCAAGATGAGCTGAAAATTGAATCTGCTTATATTCAGCATCTGACAA CTGGGAAAGACAAACCAACTAACGGTGGATTGGAAGGTGATGGAAAGATGGAGCTTCTGAAAGCGTGTGAACATCGAAG GACTTGCAGGCGGCAGGTGAGAGAGCAGTCACAAGAAGCCGACCACCATGAAGGCATGTCAAGTGACGATGAGCTGACTCCAACAGAGGTGACTGAATTCCAGAAGAGCAAAG ATAACATTTTAGAGGATAGTAGGAAAATCTTTGAAGATGTACATGCAGATTTTTGTGACATCAGAAAAATCCTGTTGAAATTCCAGGAATGGAAAGAGAAGTTTTCTGACTCTTACTGTGATGCTTACGTCAGTTTTTGCCTGCCTAAGCTTTTAAATCCATTGATCAGAGTTGAGTTAATAAATTGGAATCCTCTTGAG CAGAGTTTTACAGACTTGGGAGAGATGCCCTGGTTCCGAGCTGTAGAAGAATTCAGTAATGCGAAAAACGCATCTGAATCAAAACGGGATGATGATCCTGATCAAGAAGTCTTGCCTAGAGTGATTGAGAAAACTGTTCTACCAAAAATTACAG catttgtACAGAATGTGTGGGATCCTTTATCAACTTCACAGACTGAGAACCTTGTacagctttgcagaaatatctttgaaaaacaagttCCGTCCAAAAGTGAAGGCAGAAAAGCGAAAGAG gattTGATTAACGTGGTTGTCCTAAGGATGAAGAAATCTATAGAGGAAGATGTCTTTATTCCTCTGTATCCTAAAAG CACTGTGGAAGATAAATTATCACCAGGTTCAAAATTTCAAGAAAGACGTTTTTGGTCAGCTGttaag CTGCTCTCCAATGTTCTCCTTTGGAATGGGATTGTACAGGAAGCCACGGTCCGTGATTTGGGACTGAGCAAGCTGCTGAATCGTTACCTTCTTCTGAACCTCTTAAACACACCACCAGGGCTGGATAACATAGAAAAGTGTAATAAG